In the Kaistella sp. 97-N-M2 genome, one interval contains:
- a CDS encoding M1 family metallopeptidase: MKKIILSLGLLGILFSGNVFAQTETSGRTEVYRASHTKMTELKHTKLKVNFDYQKEQMGGEEWLTASPYFYPTDSLVLNAKSMLIHEVALDKNGSKSPLKYEYKDDMLKINLDKTYNRNQDYTVYIKYTARPNEVTQKGSAAISDAKGLYFINAQGTDKDKPTQIWTQGETESSSAWFPTIDKTNQKTTEEIYMTVPDKYVTLSNGIMKSSTKEANGLRTDHWVMDKKHSPYLFFMGVGDYAVVKDKWRNIDVDYYVEKEYEPYAKQIFGNTPEMIEFFSKRLNYDYPWSKYAQITGRDYVSGAMENTTATLHQESAQQKPGDLIDENKWEETIAHELFHHWFGDLVTAESWSNLTVNESFANYSQYLWNEHKYGKDLADYGLMKESKGYMLDPSNISKDLVRFNYHSREDMFDGVSYNKGGAILHMLRNYLGDDAFFAGLNYYLKTNEYGSAEAHQLRLSLEKVSGKDLNWFFSQWYFDSGHPKISYTTTFEPVKKEITVSVAQTQIGKNFEFPLAIDVFENGKPSRKNVWVSAKEKNDFTFSVGKNPELVNINADGVLLAEFTDTKTPEQYFVQYSGSKDFLGRYNAVENAAENAAKNPAALKTLAAALKDSNFRIRMKALNGLDLSKADQSKAALSEVEKMASGDPKTLVQGAAIAALGKTKDKKYLQLFEKGMNALSNSVKANSLSAIAAIDPARVAALADKIDLEGASDDVIAELMPTIIKNKIEKQMPAIASTAAFYPFIKFQKPELGAVAEEGYNWIMSSDNLKSTENVTKVLTQVKGQIGQNPQAKMMIVQILKDGLAKKMLVLKANPSSPTINQQIDLINKTIEAYK; this comes from the coding sequence ATGAAAAAAATAATTCTCTCTCTCGGTTTGCTCGGAATTTTATTTTCCGGAAATGTTTTTGCCCAAACCGAAACCTCCGGCCGCACCGAAGTTTACCGAGCTTCGCACACGAAAATGACGGAACTGAAACACACCAAACTGAAAGTCAATTTCGATTACCAAAAAGAACAGATGGGCGGCGAAGAATGGCTCACGGCCTCGCCGTACTTTTACCCCACGGATTCTTTGGTTTTGAATGCGAAATCGATGTTAATTCATGAAGTCGCGCTGGATAAAAATGGCAGCAAAAGTCCTTTAAAATATGAATATAAGGATGATATGCTCAAAATAAATCTCGATAAAACCTACAACAGAAATCAGGATTATACGGTTTACATTAAATATACGGCGCGTCCGAACGAGGTGACGCAAAAAGGCAGTGCCGCAATTTCCGATGCAAAAGGTCTTTATTTCATCAACGCGCAGGGCACGGACAAAGATAAACCTACGCAGATCTGGACCCAAGGCGAAACAGAATCGAGTTCTGCCTGGTTTCCCACCATCGACAAAACCAACCAAAAAACGACGGAAGAAATTTACATGACCGTTCCGGATAAGTACGTGACTTTATCCAACGGAATAATGAAATCCTCTACAAAAGAAGCGAATGGTTTGCGCACCGATCATTGGGTGATGGACAAAAAACACTCGCCCTATCTATTTTTCATGGGCGTGGGCGATTACGCGGTGGTGAAAGATAAATGGCGCAACATCGACGTCGATTATTATGTGGAAAAAGAGTACGAACCGTACGCAAAACAGATCTTCGGCAACACGCCGGAAATGATCGAATTCTTTTCCAAAAGATTGAATTATGATTATCCGTGGTCCAAATACGCCCAAATTACGGGTAGAGATTATGTTTCCGGCGCGATGGAAAACACCACGGCGACGCTGCATCAGGAATCTGCACAACAAAAACCCGGCGATCTTATCGACGAAAATAAGTGGGAAGAGACCATCGCGCACGAGTTGTTTCACCACTGGTTTGGTGATCTCGTCACTGCAGAAAGTTGGAGCAATCTGACGGTTAATGAATCTTTTGCCAATTATTCTCAGTACTTATGGAATGAGCATAAATACGGAAAAGACCTTGCCGATTACGGGTTGATGAAAGAAAGTAAAGGTTATATGTTGGATCCGTCCAACATTTCAAAAGATCTGGTCCGTTTCAATTACCACTCGCGCGAAGATATGTTCGATGGTGTTTCTTATAATAAAGGCGGCGCAATTCTTCATATGTTGAGGAATTATTTAGGCGACGATGCGTTTTTCGCCGGCCTTAATTATTATTTGAAAACTAACGAATACGGCAGCGCCGAAGCGCATCAACTCCGGCTTTCTCTGGAAAAAGTTTCGGGGAAGGATCTCAACTGGTTCTTCAGCCAATGGTATTTCGACAGCGGTCACCCGAAAATTTCTTACACAACGACGTTCGAGCCTGTTAAAAAGGAGATCACGGTTTCGGTGGCACAAACTCAAATTGGAAAAAATTTCGAGTTTCCTTTAGCGATCGATGTTTTCGAAAACGGAAAACCTTCCCGCAAAAATGTTTGGGTAAGCGCGAAAGAGAAAAACGATTTCACATTCTCCGTGGGTAAAAATCCGGAACTGGTCAACATCAACGCAGATGGAGTTTTGCTTGCCGAATTTACCGATACGAAAACGCCGGAACAGTATTTCGTTCAATATTCTGGGTCCAAAGATTTTTTAGGCCGATATAATGCCGTAGAAAATGCGGCGGAGAACGCAGCTAAAAATCCTGCAGCTTTAAAAACTTTGGCCGCAGCGTTAAAAGATTCAAATTTCAGAATCCGCATGAAAGCTTTGAATGGATTGGATTTATCTAAAGCAGATCAGTCAAAGGCCGCTCTTTCCGAAGTTGAAAAAATGGCCTCCGGCGATCCGAAAACTTTGGTTCAGGGCGCGGCGATTGCGGCCTTAGGAAAAACAAAAGACAAAAAATATCTGCAGCTTTTCGAAAAAGGAATGAATGCTCTTTCCAACTCCGTGAAGGCCAATTCCCTTTCTGCAATTGCGGCGATCGATCCCGCGCGCGTCGCGGCTTTAGCTGATAAAATTGATTTGGAAGGTGCCAGCGACGATGTAATTGCCGAATTGATGCCGACGATCATTAAAAACAAAATCGAAAAGCAAATGCCCGCAATTGCGTCCACGGCGGCATTTTACCCGTTCATCAAATTTCAGAAACCTGAACTGGGAGCCGTTGCCGAAGAAGGTTACAACTGGATCATGAGTTCTGATAATTTGAAATCCACGGAAAATGTAACGAAAGTTTTAACGCAGGTGAAAGGCCAGATTGGTCAAAATCCGCAGGCTAAAATGATGATCGTGCAAATCCTGAAAGATGGCCTCGCAAAAAAGATGCTTGTTTTAAAAGCTAATCCTTCGAGTCCGACCATCAATCAGCAAATCGATCTGATCAACAAAACCATTGAAGCGTATAAATAA
- a CDS encoding thymidylate synthase yields MQNYLDLLQHILDNGTDKTDRTGTGTRSVFGHQLRYNLSAGFPLVTTKKVHLKSIIYELLWFLKGDTNIKYLNDNGVSIWNEWADENGDLGPVYGAQWRSWEGANGKIIDQITDVIDQIKKNPDSRRLIVSAWNAAEIPNMALAPCHALFQFYVVDGKLSLQLYQRSADVFLGVPFNIASYALLLMMVAQVCDLEVGDYVHTFGDVHIYNNHFDQVHKQLGRTPKALPTMKLNPAIKDIFDFDFEDFTLENYNPEPGIKAPVAI; encoded by the coding sequence ATGCAAAATTACCTCGATCTTCTTCAACATATATTGGATAACGGAACCGATAAAACCGACCGCACCGGCACCGGCACGCGCAGCGTTTTCGGGCATCAGCTGCGGTACAATCTGTCGGCAGGTTTTCCTCTCGTGACGACAAAAAAGGTACATTTAAAATCCATTATTTATGAATTGCTGTGGTTTTTAAAAGGCGACACCAATATTAAATACCTGAACGACAACGGCGTTTCTATTTGGAACGAATGGGCCGACGAAAATGGTGATCTTGGTCCCGTTTACGGCGCGCAGTGGAGAAGCTGGGAGGGTGCGAACGGAAAAATAATCGATCAAATTACAGATGTTATCGATCAGATCAAGAAAAACCCGGACTCGCGAAGACTCATTGTTTCTGCCTGGAATGCCGCAGAAATCCCGAATATGGCTCTAGCACCGTGTCATGCGCTTTTTCAGTTTTATGTAGTCGACGGCAAATTGTCGCTGCAACTGTATCAAAGAAGTGCCGATGTTTTTCTCGGCGTTCCCTTTAATATTGCGAGTTATGCCTTGCTTTTAATGATGGTGGCGCAGGTTTGCGACTTAGAAGTGGGCGATTATGTGCATACTTTCGGCGATGTTCATATTTATAACAATCATTTCGATCAGGTTCATAAACAATTGGGAAGAACGCCGAAAGCTTTACCCACCATGAAACTCAATCCTGCTATTAAAGATATTTTCGATTTTGATTTTGAGGATTTTACGTTGGAAAATTACAATCCGGAGCCTGGAATAAAAGCGCCGGTCGCGATTTGA
- a CDS encoding alpha-amylase family glycosyl hydrolase, translating into MKKLLLLAIIGLGILSCTTQKSSKMTDSPQEWKHNTNIYEVNVRQYTKEGTFRAFEKEMPRLKEMGVKTLWFMPVTPISQKVKKGSMGSQYAAHDYVSINPEFGTMDDFKHMVDEAHKMGFKVIIDWVANHTGWDHVWTVSHPDYYLHDEDGKFHIASGMDDIIELDYKNPAMRTAMIEAMKFWVRETNIDGFRCDLASWVEVDFWEQARPEVEKIKPLFFIGEFDELDNPEYGKVFDASYSWTWMHKTEDYYKKDLPLSDLKDLLMKYSALGENSMRAWFTTNHDENTWNGTEYEKYGVVAKPLAVFSATWNGIPLLYSGQELPNMKRLEFFEKDVINWNGNNKMAPFYKTLLNLKSSNSALRGGDTNVTTYLLRTSADDRILAYVRKNGKDEVLVVLNMSKDPVNFTLNDENVSGSFKNVFDQTKRDFSGDKSFEMKVGDYAVFEK; encoded by the coding sequence ATGAAAAAACTCCTTCTTTTAGCCATTATTGGTTTGGGAATTCTTTCCTGTACCACCCAAAAATCCTCAAAAATGACCGATTCGCCCCAAGAGTGGAAACACAACACCAATATTTACGAAGTTAACGTAAGACAATATACAAAAGAAGGAACGTTCCGCGCCTTCGAAAAAGAAATGCCGCGTCTGAAAGAAATGGGCGTGAAAACGTTGTGGTTCATGCCCGTCACGCCTATCTCTCAAAAAGTGAAAAAGGGAAGCATGGGAAGCCAGTATGCCGCGCACGATTACGTTTCCATCAATCCCGAATTTGGAACGATGGACGATTTTAAACACATGGTGGATGAAGCGCACAAAATGGGCTTTAAAGTAATTATCGACTGGGTGGCAAATCACACCGGTTGGGATCACGTCTGGACGGTTTCTCATCCCGATTACTACCTCCACGATGAGGACGGCAAGTTCCACATCGCGTCTGGAATGGATGATATTATAGAACTCGACTATAAAAATCCGGCAATGAGAACAGCCATGATCGAGGCGATGAAATTTTGGGTCCGCGAAACCAATATCGACGGTTTCCGCTGCGATCTGGCAAGTTGGGTAGAAGTGGATTTCTGGGAACAGGCACGACCGGAAGTTGAAAAAATTAAACCCCTGTTTTTTATTGGCGAGTTTGATGAACTCGATAATCCGGAGTATGGAAAAGTTTTCGACGCGAGTTATTCCTGGACGTGGATGCACAAAACGGAAGATTACTACAAGAAAGACCTGCCGCTGTCGGATTTGAAAGATCTGCTGATGAAATATTCCGCCCTTGGCGAAAATTCCATGCGCGCCTGGTTTACGACGAATCACGATGAAAATACGTGGAACGGCACTGAATATGAAAAATATGGCGTCGTTGCGAAACCTTTAGCTGTCTTTTCCGCGACGTGGAACGGCATCCCGCTTCTATATTCCGGACAGGAACTGCCGAACATGAAACGTTTGGAATTCTTCGAAAAAGATGTTATAAATTGGAATGGAAACAATAAGATGGCGCCGTTCTACAAAACATTGCTTAATTTAAAATCTTCCAACTCCGCGTTACGCGGCGGCGATACGAACGTTACGACCTATCTTTTAAGAACTTCCGCAGACGATAGAATTTTAGCTTACGTCCGTAAAAATGGAAAAGATGAGGTTCTGGTGGTTTTGAATATGTCCAAAGATCCCGTTAATTTTACGCTTAATGATGAGAATGTTTCCGGCTCTTTCAAAAATGTATTCGATCAGACTAAACGGGACTTTTCCGGCGATAAAAGTTTTGAAATGAAAGTCGGCGATTACGCTGTTTTTGAGAAATAA
- a CDS encoding plasmid pRiA4b ORF-3 family protein has protein sequence MIYKIRVILDTKDDIFRDIEIKEKQNLWNLHLGIKSAFSLMGDDLSIFNILDKDGVILKSVPLEDMSDDGDGEIMSDIYLSEAFENVGDKIHFQYGFMDLWEFFCELIEEHDEKPAVNYPITVFRFGNMPLKAPSKTAKKNGKSAVIPLLDDFGSFEDEFNSTSFADEDDDNFDEEDEDDFEDDFDDDTTDDI, from the coding sequence ATGATTTATAAGATCCGTGTAATTTTAGACACCAAAGATGATATTTTTAGAGATATCGAGATCAAAGAAAAACAAAATCTTTGGAATCTGCACTTGGGAATCAAAAGTGCATTCAGTCTTATGGGCGATGATTTGTCGATCTTCAATATTTTAGATAAAGATGGCGTAATCTTAAAATCGGTTCCGTTGGAAGACATGAGCGACGATGGCGACGGGGAAATTATGAGCGATATTTATCTTAGCGAAGCCTTCGAAAACGTGGGCGATAAAATACATTTTCAGTATGGTTTTATGGATTTGTGGGAGTTTTTCTGCGAATTGATAGAAGAACATGATGAAAAACCCGCAGTTAATTATCCGATTACCGTGTTCCGCTTCGGAAATATGCCCCTGAAAGCGCCGAGTAAAACTGCGAAGAAAAACGGTAAAAGTGCTGTAATTCCTTTGCTGGATGATTTTGGCAGTTTTGAAGACGAATTCAACTCTACAAGTTTTGCCGACGAAGACGACGACAATTTCGATGAGGAGGATGAAGACGACTTCGAAGATGATTTCGATGACGATACTACCGACGATATTTAA
- a CDS encoding cell wall metabolism sensor histidine kinase WalK has product MRIHKLTLLASVFLTIAMSFVALVFDYTKDRLVHDQSTFYLTFIWCVVIIFGINYVILDYLFNFYGKKQIQRISTILPEEFATEDHNDLNFKELGERFTEFSQKNATELDTMKEMEKYRKEYIGNVSHELKTPLFSIQGYVETLIDGGVENLAIRDKYLERIDKSVERLLTIVKDLDMINQYESGEIILNVTTFDINLLIREIIDLLDLEAQRKDSKIQLETSATQILVNADKHKISQVLINLISNAIHYANRDKAQIIIKTNILRNKVLVEVQDNGMGIKPENLPRIFERFYRVESSRNRKDGGSGLGLAIVKHILEAHGENISVQSVYLEGTQFSFLLEKSI; this is encoded by the coding sequence ATGCGGATTCACAAACTTACTTTGCTCGCTTCTGTTTTTCTTACCATCGCCATGTCCTTCGTAGCGTTGGTTTTCGATTATACGAAAGACAGGCTCGTTCACGACCAAAGTACGTTTTATCTCACTTTTATCTGGTGCGTGGTAATTATTTTCGGCATCAATTATGTGATCCTGGACTATCTTTTTAATTTTTACGGCAAAAAACAGATTCAGAGGATTTCTACGATCTTACCTGAAGAATTCGCGACGGAAGATCATAACGATCTGAATTTTAAAGAACTTGGAGAAAGGTTCACGGAATTCAGTCAGAAAAACGCCACCGAACTCGACACGATGAAGGAGATGGAAAAGTATCGGAAAGAGTACATCGGCAATGTTTCGCATGAACTGAAAACGCCGCTTTTTTCCATTCAAGGTTATGTGGAAACCCTGATTGACGGCGGCGTGGAGAACCTCGCCATCCGCGATAAATATCTGGAAAGAATCGACAAATCGGTCGAACGCCTGCTCACCATCGTGAAAGATCTGGACATGATTAATCAGTACGAATCCGGTGAAATTATCTTAAATGTAACGACATTCGATATCAATCTGCTCATCCGCGAAATCATCGATCTGCTCGATTTGGAGGCGCAAAGAAAAGATTCAAAAATACAGCTGGAAACTTCCGCCACGCAGATCCTTGTGAATGCCGACAAACACAAAATTTCTCAGGTTTTAATCAATTTAATTTCGAACGCAATTCATTATGCGAACCGCGATAAAGCGCAGATTATCATCAAAACAAATATTTTGCGCAACAAAGTTCTGGTAGAAGTCCAAGACAACGGAATGGGCATTAAACCCGAAAATCTGCCGCGGATTTTCGAACGCTTTTACCGCGTAGAAAGCAGCCGAAACCGCAAAGACGGCGGCTCCGGTCTCGGCCTCGCCATTGTGAAGCATATTTTGGAGGCACACGGCGAGAATATTTCCGTTCAAAGCGTTTATCTGGAAGGTACACAGTTCAGTTTTCTGCTCGAAAAAAGCATTTAG
- a CDS encoding response regulator transcription factor — protein sequence MKQKKILLIDDEQDILEILSYNLEKEGYEVSTAANGTEGIEKAKEIIPDLILLDVMMPEKDGIETCQDLRKIKELQKTLIVFLSARSEEFSQLAGFQAGANDYIVKIIKPKVLTSKVNALLQLTSQISDSTKNIEIGDLIIDKDNFRVSKAGQLFMLPKKEFDLLYLLASNTDKVFKRDEILEKVWGNEVIVGERTIDVHIRRLREKLGINTIQTLKGIGYKLVV from the coding sequence ATGAAACAGAAAAAAATTCTTTTAATTGATGATGAGCAAGATATTTTGGAAATCCTTTCCTATAATTTGGAGAAAGAAGGTTACGAAGTTTCTACCGCTGCCAATGGAACGGAAGGCATAGAAAAGGCAAAGGAAATTATTCCAGACTTAATTCTGTTAGATGTGATGATGCCCGAAAAAGATGGCATAGAAACGTGTCAGGATTTGCGCAAGATTAAAGAACTACAAAAAACCCTCATCGTTTTTCTCTCCGCACGCAGCGAAGAATTTTCCCAACTCGCGGGTTTTCAGGCAGGCGCAAACGATTATATCGTGAAAATCATCAAACCGAAAGTCCTGACCTCGAAAGTAAATGCACTTTTGCAGCTGACTTCCCAGATCTCGGATTCCACAAAAAACATCGAAATCGGCGATCTCATCATTGATAAAGACAATTTTCGCGTTTCCAAAGCCGGACAGCTTTTTATGTTGCCGAAAAAAGAATTTGATCTGCTTTATCTGCTAGCTTCGAACACCGATAAAGTTTTCAAACGCGACGAAATTCTGGAAAAAGTCTGGGGAAACGAAGTTATCGTGGGCGAAAGAACGATTGATGTCCACATCCGACGACTGCGCGAAAAACTGGGCATCAACACCATTCAAACCTTAAAAGGAATCGGTTACAAATTAGTTGTGTAA
- a CDS encoding TonB-dependent receptor plug domain-containing protein translates to MKIRKLSIAAFFLVASGALYGQVVERDTVQKEKNIEGVIIRGVGNKKSETAILLDQKKAIIQKQAIGAEEIARKGISNVEQGLLKITGITTVEGRGLFVRGLEERYNTLLINGLGSPSNNPFQKIIALKQFPTDVVGKLNIYKTFNTNLYADFAGATFDIETLTIDRAFSKVEFGFGYNTQSTFKNFKVNPNAYTMKGYAGLNSRDRQLPDEVKDFVPTNYNFTPAQSVNSFKDGWNVDNIKALPDTHIGFTTAQKLKVGETWNLGLLFSLNQESKYETTSGNKNQFISLQTVGKMNNDLHRKQYLYELESSAMLGLAYKNKDLNVGLNAIYLQNATNSISDFVGYKDQKEQDAGKRFFRVDQMDLSRFLDVQLWASQKIGDRHLFKVGGSWVKNNFQQPDRKISEGYLTGNPNEVEMTFGGNNLIRQYLDVDGNDYFSGLAEYSVFLGEKGNRQTYPWQVALGYNGFADHRSNSYRFIASSIDNVDLRTVTVDIDHPQETYDNYIMNGAFHFKEETNENVYRSNLYQFVNAGYLNLNFKPDDTWDFLIGGRVENNMNITRYKEQSDREFNSLTRNQYFILPSFSVKKVLNDKSNIRFAASKTITRPILIEYMPITYINPDNENILGNKDLKNSENYNLDFKYEFFPTNKELFALNLFAKKIDNAIERSYTASGNSNGVAITFFNAKSAVLGGAELEGIVDLSRISESLNQFSLGANATFMYSKVDRSAEELEQEKPLNFSGELKDRKLQGAAPWTMNADLKYEFRNGQNLPQTASLIYNVSGSKIYTVGTSGLDHIYERPFHQLDLVYNAQLTKNWNLKMGILNILNSAYKLEQGDDGYIPLDVRTNIHTDYQRGTSVTFTAGYTF, encoded by the coding sequence ATGAAAATCAGAAAACTGAGTATTGCCGCATTTTTCCTAGTCGCCTCAGGTGCCTTATACGGACAGGTGGTGGAAAGAGATACGGTGCAGAAGGAAAAAAATATCGAGGGCGTCATTATCCGCGGGGTTGGAAACAAAAAATCCGAAACCGCTATTTTGCTCGATCAAAAAAAGGCGATCATTCAGAAACAGGCGATCGGGGCGGAAGAAATTGCGAGAAAAGGAATTTCCAATGTGGAACAGGGACTTCTGAAAATTACTGGCATCACCACCGTGGAAGGCCGCGGTCTGTTTGTTCGGGGTCTGGAAGAGCGCTACAATACTTTATTGATTAATGGTTTGGGTTCGCCCTCCAACAATCCGTTTCAGAAAATTATTGCTTTAAAACAATTCCCAACCGACGTGGTAGGAAAACTGAATATCTATAAAACCTTTAACACCAATCTTTACGCGGATTTTGCGGGCGCCACGTTCGATATTGAAACCCTGACGATTGACCGTGCTTTTTCTAAGGTTGAATTTGGGTTTGGATATAATACACAATCGACCTTCAAAAATTTCAAAGTTAATCCCAACGCGTACACAATGAAAGGTTATGCGGGGCTAAACTCCAGAGACCGCCAACTTCCGGATGAAGTAAAAGATTTTGTGCCTACCAACTACAATTTTACGCCTGCGCAGTCTGTAAATTCCTTTAAAGACGGCTGGAATGTGGACAACATCAAAGCTTTGCCCGACACTCATATCGGCTTCACGACGGCGCAAAAATTAAAAGTCGGCGAAACATGGAATTTAGGTTTGCTTTTTTCTTTGAATCAGGAAAGCAAATACGAAACGACCAGCGGCAATAAAAACCAGTTCATCTCTTTGCAAACGGTAGGAAAAATGAACAACGACCTGCACCGAAAGCAGTATCTGTACGAACTGGAATCTTCGGCGATGCTGGGCCTTGCTTACAAAAACAAAGACCTCAACGTCGGATTGAACGCTATTTATTTGCAAAACGCTACGAATTCTATATCAGATTTTGTGGGCTATAAAGACCAAAAAGAACAGGACGCGGGGAAACGCTTTTTTCGCGTGGACCAGATGGACCTTTCCAGATTTTTGGATGTTCAGCTTTGGGCGAGCCAAAAAATTGGAGACCGCCACCTCTTTAAGGTCGGTGGAAGTTGGGTGAAAAATAATTTTCAGCAGCCCGACCGTAAAATTTCTGAAGGCTACCTGACCGGCAATCCAAACGAAGTTGAAATGACGTTCGGCGGAAACAACCTGATCCGCCAGTATCTTGATGTTGACGGCAACGACTACTTTTCGGGCCTCGCAGAATATTCGGTTTTTTTGGGGGAAAAAGGAAACCGCCAAACCTATCCGTGGCAAGTTGCGCTGGGTTACAACGGTTTTGCAGATCACCGCAGCAATTCCTACCGTTTTATTGCGTCGAGCATTGATAATGTTGACTTAAGGACGGTGACGGTGGATATTGATCATCCGCAGGAAACGTATGACAACTACATTATGAACGGTGCTTTCCATTTTAAGGAAGAAACCAACGAAAATGTCTACCGCTCGAATTTATATCAATTCGTAAATGCAGGTTATTTGAACCTCAACTTCAAACCGGACGATACCTGGGACTTCCTTATTGGCGGCCGCGTAGAGAACAACATGAACATCACGAGATATAAAGAGCAGAGCGACAGGGAATTTAACAGTCTCACTCGAAACCAGTATTTCATTTTGCCTTCATTTTCAGTTAAAAAAGTGCTGAACGATAAATCCAACATTCGCTTTGCCGCGAGTAAAACCATTACGAGACCTATTCTTATCGAGTACATGCCGATTACGTACATCAATCCCGATAACGAAAATATTCTGGGAAACAAAGATCTCAAAAACAGCGAAAATTACAATCTCGACTTCAAGTATGAATTTTTTCCTACGAATAAAGAATTGTTTGCGCTAAATCTTTTTGCCAAAAAAATCGACAACGCGATAGAAAGAAGTTACACCGCTTCCGGAAATTCAAATGGGGTGGCGATTACCTTTTTCAATGCGAAAAGTGCCGTTCTCGGCGGCGCCGAATTAGAAGGAATCGTGGATCTGTCCAGAATTTCGGAATCTTTAAATCAGTTCAGTCTCGGCGCCAACGCTACCTTTATGTATTCGAAAGTTGACAGAAGCGCCGAAGAACTGGAGCAGGAAAAACCGCTCAACTTTTCGGGTGAACTGAAGGACAGAAAACTTCAGGGTGCGGCACCGTGGACCATGAATGCGGATTTAAAATACGAATTCCGAAATGGCCAAAATCTGCCCCAAACCGCCTCATTAATCTACAACGTTTCGGGCTCGAAAATCTACACCGTGGGAACGTCCGGGCTGGATCATATCTACGAAAGACCTTTTCATCAACTCGATTTGGTGTATAATGCGCAGCTTACGAAAAACTGGAATTTAAAAATGGGAATACTAAACATTTTAAACAGCGCTTATAAGCTGGAGCAGGGCGACGACGGCTATATTCCTTTGGACGTACGGACCAATATTCACACGGATTACCAACGCGGTACATCGGTTACCTTCACCGCGGGCTATACATTTTAA
- a CDS encoding barstar family protein produces MKTIYIDFTDLGDYDDFYAQLKEKLTLPEFFGDNLDALYDAITGVLELPLHIEFVNMSVEQLETFEDLLVMLEDADEEIEDFTFSYFLVQYGDEE; encoded by the coding sequence ATGAAAACCATTTATATCGACTTTACAGACCTCGGAGATTACGACGATTTCTATGCACAGCTCAAAGAAAAATTGACGCTGCCCGAATTTTTCGGCGATAATCTGGATGCGCTTTACGACGCCATCACCGGAGTTCTGGAGCTTCCGCTGCATATTGAATTTGTGAATATGAGCGTGGAACAGCTCGAAACATTCGAAGATTTACTCGTGATGCTGGAAGATGCCGACGAAGAAATCGAAGACTTTACTTTTTCCTATTTTCTCGTGCAGTATGGCGACGAAGAGTAA
- a CDS encoding ribonuclease domain-containing protein, translating into MNRANIKLVLFFIIGLLLAFLVMYFFSNYNIEKKNPNASNLEITSKSDTQNLSEIKEADLSNNPANIDELTAESKVIEFVKSNHRLPDCYITKSEARKSGWIASKGNLCDVLPGKAIGGDQFSNREKHLPNNSQYYEADVNYNCGNRNADRIVYTKNGDVYLTKNHYRSFEKQ; encoded by the coding sequence ATGAACAGAGCGAATATCAAACTTGTCCTCTTTTTTATCATTGGCCTGCTTCTGGCGTTTCTGGTCATGTACTTTTTTAGCAATTATAACATTGAAAAGAAAAATCCCAATGCCTCCAACTTGGAAATCACGTCGAAAAGTGATACCCAAAACCTCAGCGAAATAAAAGAAGCTGATCTTTCGAATAACCCCGCAAATATAGATGAACTCACTGCAGAAAGTAAAGTTATTGAGTTCGTGAAGAGCAATCACCGACTCCCAGATTGTTACATTACGAAATCCGAAGCGCGAAAAAGCGGCTGGATCGCTTCCAAAGGAAATCTCTGTGATGTCTTACCCGGCAAAGCCATCGGCGGCGATCAATTCAGCAACCGCGAAAAACACCTGCCAAACAACAGCCAATATTATGAAGCGGACGTAAACTACAATTGCGGCAACCGCAATGCCGACCGCATTGTCTACACCAAAAACGGCGACGTATATTTAACGAAAAATCATTACCGGTCTTTCGAGAAACAATAA